Genomic window (Blastocatellia bacterium):
TATTTGCTAGTGTTTGCCCATTTGTTAGATTAGCAATTAGGATAGCATCTTTGTTTTTTACTTCTGAATTGGTAGTTGTATTAATACCATAAATATCACAATAGACATTAGCACTAGCTTATGATACTAACTCCAAATATATTATTGATTAATGTATAAATTAATGTATAAAGAGATGTATTTAAGCACAGACAAGCTAAAATATACATCAATTCTTAGAAGAAAAGAGCCTATACTTTGCCATTTATTGAGTTAAATAACTCTGTTTTTAGTAAGAATAAAAAATCTACAAAAATCTACTATCGTAGTTATGGACAGGGGAAGCCTTTAGTATTATTGCATAGTGGATGGGGTTATGAAGTTTATAATTTTCAAACCCAAATAGATTTACTAGAGGATTATTTTAAAATAGTAATTCCAGATCGTTCTGGATATGGTAGATCAACAAAGCTAGATCAACTACCAATGAATTTTCATGAACTAGCCGCTGAGGAAATGATAGAATTTCTTGACAAACTAGAAATAGATAGCGCATTACTTTGGGGACATAGTGATGGAGCAGTAATAGCAGCGATTATGGGATTAAATTATCCTAAGCGTGTTGGGGGAGTAATTTTAGAGGCTTTTCATTATTTTCGGGCAAAAAGTAGTTCTAAAGAATTTTTTGAAAAAATGATTAATTCTCCAAGTGATTTTGGAGAGCGTGTTTGTCAAGCCTTGATAAAAGATCATGGGGAAGAATACTGGCAAAACCTACTAAAAATAGCAGGTAAAGCTTGGTTAGAAATTATTGTTGATGCCCAAGTAGGAGACAAAGATTTTTATAAGCAAAAGCTTTCAAAGTTAGTTTGCCCTACAATGTTTATTCATGGAGAAAAAGATTTACGTACAGAAGTAGGGGAAATGCAACAAGTACAAGCTTTACTACCACAAGCAAAATATCATTTTTTAACAGACATAGGGCATAGTCCGCATTCAAGCAGTAAGGCAAGCCAAAACTGTGCTGAAATAGCAAAGCAATTCCTTGTTAATCTTTAAGTATAAGTAAAAATTTTCTGTTATTTATTCTGTAATAAGACTTTTACACCGTCAGAAAATTTTACTTCTATTTTATTAGTATCTTTTATAGATAGCACTTTACCGACACCAAATGAAGCATGAGCAATGATTTCGCCTGCTTCATAATTTTCACGCATATTATAATTGCGGCT
Coding sequences:
- a CDS encoding alpha/beta hydrolase, whose translation is MPFIELNNSVFSKNKKSTKIYYRSYGQGKPLVLLHSGWGYEVYNFQTQIDLLEDYFKIVIPDRSGYGRSTKLDQLPMNFHELAAEEMIEFLDKLEIDSALLWGHSDGAVIAAIMGLNYPKRVGGVILEAFHYFRAKSSSKEFFEKMINSPSDFGERVCQALIKDHGEEYWQNLLKIAGKAWLEIIVDAQVGDKDFYKQKLSKLVCPTMFIHGEKDLRTEVGEMQQVQALLPQAKYHFLTDIGHSPHSSSKASQNCAEIAKQFLVNL